AGTATATTGACAATCTCACTAGCATCCTCACTATTTTCGATAACTAATTTAGCCAACTCTGGCAGCCTATAATCTCGTGTTGTTGTGGGTATAGCCTTTATAACCTGTAAGGCAGCATTATATTGTTTAGCTGCTATAAAAGGCTCGGAAATTCTTAATAAAATATTCTCACGCACTGAAGAGTCTTTTTCAGTTTGAACTGCTTGTATTGCTTCAGTTAACAATTTATTAGCTTGGGGTTGATTGCCAATTTTAATAAATGCCTGTGCAACACTTGCTAAAGCAAAAGCACGCTGTTGTGGTTGTAATTTTCTTGCCTCAGCAGTTGCTTGATTTAATAGTTTATCTGTTTGTGCAGTTTTACCAGATGCAGTGGCAACTAAAGCAAGTGTCTCCACTTTATAAGGTGAATTACTAGAATTATTAATTTGCCTAATTATAGATAAAGCACGTTCTAGTTGCTTGTTTTGGGCATAACCATAAGCGACTTTCTGTAATAATCGATTGCGCTGGTCAATATCGGCTTTATCTAAACTTTGAGCAATCTGCAATGGTAATTCAAGATTTCCCGCCTGAATTGCCGCGTCCCCAATTCGCGAAAACCATTCTTCTCTACCAATAAAGTCATTACGCTTTGTTTTATTTACTAAGTCAAAAGCGAGTTTATATTGCTTTTCAGCTAAAGAATTTACCAAAATATTTTGCAAAAACCCGACATTATCTATAGCCTCTGGAGTTTGAATTAAAGGAGTAAGTTCAGCGATAATTTGCTCAACTTTTTGTATTTGTCCTGCTTTACTGTATTCGTTGACAATTATACCTAAAGTTAGGGCTTTTTGTTCTACATTTTGTAGTTTTTGTGCTGCTTTATAAGCGGCATCTCGCTGTCCGCCTTTAGCATATGTTTGAATTAATGGTGCTTGAAGATAAACTGCATTACTATCACTACTAGTTGCTTGCAGTGCTGCGGCAAACGTTTGGTCTGCTAGCTGCTGTTGACCCTTATTCGCAGCCGCAAGGGCAATTTCTACAAAGCCTCTAGCTTTAAATTCTGGTGTTTCGATATTTTGTGCTAATTTTTGGGCTGCTTCTAGTTGGTTTGTTTGAGTTAACTGCTTGACAACTTCAAATCTAATTTTAGAACGATAATAAGTATCTGATATTGCCGGAATTAGTTGTAAAGCACGTTCAGTTTTACCTAATTGAGCGTAAGTAACAGCAATAGGTTCTAATACCAAAACTCGACGAATTGGCTCTTTAGGCTGAATTTGTTGAGCAAATTGAAGCGATTGCGCCAAAATTTGTTCTGCTTGTGCTGTTTGTTTGAGCGCTAAATATTCTTGAGCAATGGGAGTTAAGGCTTTAGTTTGAAATTCTGCACCTTTAACAGACTGACTAGCGGCTAATGCTTGTGTCAGCAAAGATAAAGCTTGCTGTTGTTCACCAATTATCCGATGATAATTGGCTATTCTAGTTAAACTTTGAGTTTTTGCAACACTGTAACTACTATTCAAACTCTGGGCTAAACTTGTTACTGATGTCAATAATTGACGAAACTGTGGTTTTTGGCTAAGTTCAATTTGTTGCGCTAATCTTCCTAAGAGTGACTCTTGGGGTAGGTAACTATCAACAAGCTGACTGAGAAAAGTTCTTGTGACTGTAGAATTTTTGGCTTTTAGAGCAATTTGTATGGCTTGGTTAATACGCCCAATGGCTTGCTCATTTCTACCAGCAGGAATATCTTGTTCAAAATCCGACACGAGTATATTAATTTGAATTTGAGTATTTTGCTGCTGCTGTTGTTGGCAAGTGTTTGTTTGGGCTAATGTTGGGGATAAAAAAGTGAGACTAACAGTATCTAACAAAGTTAAAAGTGATACGGTTAAAATGAAAACCTGGGAATAAGATTTTTGCATACAAAAAATTTTACCGCTTTAGTTAAGTCTCCTTGTTGTTATACAAAATACCTTGCGGTTATTACGCAAAAAATAAGAATATTTGTTGAGCAAAATCTTTTATTAATGAGATGGCTGAAATTTCAAAATTTCTTGCGCCCTATATTTTAGGGATAATATTTTGACAGACAGCACACCCCCATCCCAGAGATGAAAACCTGCGCTACTGGAAAATTTCCCATTTTCATGCAACAACGCCTTGTGATTGTGCTAAAGATTAAAAGCTATCATTTACTCTGGTGCCGTGTGAGTAAAGTCTCAACCAAGCATTGTGCTGTTTTCAACCGCTCAGGATCATTGGACTGTGCAACCCAAGCAGCTAACTCATTTAGCGAACCATTAACTATATGAGCAAAACCCTCTGCATCGATTGTATTTAACTTGCCCTCATCCACAGCTATCTGGATTGACTTTCGGAGCAAACCAAAACCATATTGATCAATTTCAACTAGATCGTCTGCTGCTAAAACGGCTGGAGCCTCAATAAACACCAAACGCCGCAGCTCCTCTTGTTGAGCGATTTCTAGAAATGCCTGACAGCCAATGATTAACTGCTGCCAATTATCATCAAGCGGTCGGATTTTAGTTTGGATGTAGTCTGTTATTTCGCTATAGGCTTCAACAATGACTGCTTTAAAAACCCCAAGCTTATCGTTGAATTGGTGATACAAAGCCCCCCGTGTAATCCCTAATTCACTGATGATTTCCTCGGTTCCTGTAGCGGCATACCCTTTTGTTGCAAATAAGTGACGCGCTTGCTCAAGAATGGCACGTCGAGTTCGTCGAGTTTGTTCAGCTTTGGTCAACTTAGTAGGCATGATGAATCACTCAAATGTAACATTCAGACAGTATGTATCTTGACAAAAAAGAGAATTTTCCTCTATTTTGAGATACATACAGATTGTATCTTTTATAGAGGATCTCCTCAAAGGAGCTTTAATGTCAACCACGCTAAACACCCGCAAAGCAACAAATGCCGATATTCCATTCCTTGCCAGAATTGAGTATGAGGCTTCTTTGCCGCCGTTGAATCACTGCTTTTGGGAAAATCTGTTGGATGGTACTGGAACCACTGCCTTGCAGTTTATTGAGGCAGAACTGAGGACAGATGCTTCTAATTGGGGTAACGTAGCAGATTTTCTGATTTTGGAGGTTGAGGGCAAACCCGTTGCAGCCGCAGCAGGCTATGTGCCTGCTACGGAAGACTACTGCCCATTACGTCTGTCTCGTCTAGAGGCGATCGCCCACGAGTTGAAGTGGTCTAGGGAAAACTTAACCACTTTTCATGATCGTTATATGGCGCTTTGGGGAGGTGATTTGCGACCAATTTTTTTAACACCCCAAGCAACCTGGATTATTGAAAATGTTGCCGTGTTACCATTCGCGCGGGGGCAAGGCTTTGGCAAAGTGTTACTCAGAGCCTTGCTAGAGGAGGGGCGATCGCATCAGCATAAATTTGCAGGAATTATGGTGATCAATGGCAATGAAGTAGCTCGCCATACCTACGAATCCATTGGGTTTAAACCTTATCAAACCTTTCACGCGGATTACTTCTCGGAACAATTTAATATTGAGTTTCCGGGAGTTACAAAATTTGGTCTGCGCCTCAATTAGATAGGAGAACAGCAATGTCTTTTAAGACAATTCTGGTAGCAGGTGCAAGTCGCGGCATTGGACTTGCGGTTGCAGAACATTTCATAGACCAATGCGCTCGCCTATTAGCGGTGTCTCGTACAGAGGCTCCGGTTGGTGAATGGGTGCAGGCAGATTTGTCTGATTTGGCAGGGATAGAAACGGTTGTCACAGCGATTAGGGATGATTCTTTAGATGCTTTACTATATATGGGTGGAACCTGGGAAACCTATGCTTTTACCTCTCAGTATTGCTTTGAATCTTGTTCTGATGAGGATATTGTCCGAGTGATTGCAGTCAATTTGGTAGCGCCAATTCGGTTGGTGAAGGCGTTATTGCCTGCCTTGCGAAGATCAGACAATCCGAAAATCATTTTCATGGGGGCGCTCTCAGGTCGAGATAATTTCCCAGGGAGGGAAGTTGCCAATAGTGCATCTAAGTTTGGACTGCGGGGAGTAGTACATTCTTTACGAGAGGAGTTGCGATCGCAGCAAATTGGTGTGACTGTGATTAACCCTGGCAATGTTGGTACACCCGAAGTTTTGGCAGATATCGCAGCAGAGAATCTAACGGGTAGTGAAGCGATGCCTCTAAGCGATCTTGTTCGCATTATTGACTGTATTCTCTCCTTATCACGAGCTACTTGTATTAAAGAAATTGACGTACCTGCAATGTTAGGTAAGGGAGCTTAATTTGTTCAATGATTTGTGCAATTTCAATCTGTAACATAGTTTTCGTTATGTAATGGAAGAACAATGGAAAATCTGTTGAGGCTGGTGGAGAAATTCAGACCCTCACCCGCACCAAGTCTTCTTCTCGCACCAAAGAAAAGCGATTGGTCGTAATGAGTGGTTGTTCAAAAGTAGGTGATGCCAACTCCACCAGATAAAACCAGGACTTTTCGATTAACTCAATCCCCAGAATTAACCGTTGTTTTGTGCCGCGATCGCCAAATTGCAACAGTACACGCTCTCCCAAAACGAAAGAAGGTTTTTTCAAAATCCTGGGTTGTATATTACCAGTGGCGATAATTTGATGTTTTGTGGCGTAGATGAAGTCGTTTTTGATCTCGATAATGTAATTCCAGCAATCGCCATACCAATGCACTCCAAAGCAGTAGCCAAATGTTCTATCAGTTTTGAAGTAGACTTTTTCAGATAAATTGATTTCAACCGGAGGGATTTCTTGACCCCAAGGCGGGGATAAATACCAACACTTTTCCAACTCGGTGATTGCTTCCATTACGCTTTCCCTTTCAAAAGATAATCAATAGCTGCTGTATCCAAGCTGGCAATGCGTTTTCTGATTTGCTGCGGCGGGTTCTCTAAAAACTCTTTTAGATGGACTACCCTTATTTCGTAATGCTTTGGAAAACGCTTGTTTGCCTTAAGCCAGCCCCGGTTAATCCATAACCGAACTGTTGATAAATTCAACGAAAGAACACTGGCGATTTGATGACAGTTGTAGTTATGTGAGTCGGCTATTTGTTTACTCATAAGCATCTACCCGTTTTGCGTAATAATCTGTGCGCTGATGGATACAAAATCGACTTGAGCAATATTAAAATCAGTCTGCATTTGACCAGTGTTGTATCTAACGACTATTTCCTGTCTAATTGCTTCTTGAGTTAATCCATCGGGAATATCGACGTGAGCTTCACTTATAATTTGCTCAACAACCGTAACTATGACTTTCATGGTTGAATATGTGTACTTAATAAATGGGAATAGGAGCCATAATCTTGTTGATTTATGACTCCTGTAAATGTCTCTAAGCAGATCCAGTCTGAGCCGCTTGTAGCTGCTGCATCCATTGATTAATTGCTGTTAATTCATCATCCCCATCAGTAACTAAATTAACCACCTGCTGCTGATATGAAGTTTCAGCTTGATTAGGATTCTCAATATAGTTAGCAGCCCAGGCGAGACACATATTTTTGACGAGAGCATCCACTTTACTTACAGGTAATTGGCTTGGGCTAGTTGCGTCTTGAAACTGCAAATACTCCTTGACTAAATCAAGTGGATAATCTAACAAAGTGCGAATATATTTCACCCGTAAATCTTGGGGATGCGGGGGCTGTTCTGGTGATAACCCAACAGATGAAGATATGCCACCCAAACGAGACTGTATATCAGCAATGAGTGATGCCCAGTCAGCACTAGGGTTCCATTCACGGCGTATTCTGACTTTGGTAGCCGCATCATATAATCGGCAGAAAACGACGTTCTCGTCTCCGGCTGTAGCAGCAATAATCAGAGGTTTAGAGAAGTCATAAACTTGAGATGCTGAGAGTAAAAATGTTTTGGCAAAGTTCGTTTCTATGCCAGTGCGAATAATGTAAACTTCATCAGCAGCGACGACAATATCTAACTTCATATTGTCCTTACCTTTGAACTCTTTTGCTGTTACTCGCAGTTCTGACAAGTAACCAGTTAATCCTTTTTGCTGTACAGGAATGGTTTTATCTTTCTCGATATCGTAGTGATACCACAAGTACGATTCCCCACTTGATTCCCCATTTTTGACGTATAGATAAATGGGTTCAGGAGGGTTACAAAGCCCTAACTTAATTTCGTTATTCATTCTTAACCTCGAAGTTTTTTGCAGCGTGCAATAATAGAAATCTTTTCGGAAGATGCTACTTATATAGATTGGCCATCGCCTGGAGAATAGCACTCATTCAGGCGATCGCTTTTTCCTAATTCGCTTCCTTTGATACAGCAGATAACTGTTGACTGCTCTCTAGCTCATCTTTGATATATGACAGTGCAGTTTGAGCATCACCAATGGTTAAATCTGGGTAATATTCCAGCTTGATAAAATCAGGATGTTTCTCAATTTGGGATAGTAAGTATTGAGTGACACCGATTAAATCAATTAGCTTGACTTCACCTTTGCTCATGACACTATCTCCTAAAACTTGTTTTTGTTGATAATCAAAAGTCAGGAACCAAAAGGTCAATGATTTTTAATTGCTTTGGCTCCTGAATATTCCTTATGATTCATCGATAATTTGCAGCAGAAAACCACAGCCCGTATTCTGAACTTTCACCAAATTCTTATCCAACAAAGACTGAATAACACCTGAAGAGAAGCCCAGAGTATGCAAAGGTGCAGATCCGCCACGACAGCGCAGAGAATATAACAAATTTGCAGCAGTCAAATCATTACTGTTCTTCTTTGGTCTAGCCATTACTGCCTCCTGTAATTGCTGCTAATTGCTGTTGCAGAATTATGATTTGTAGTTGGTGTTGTTCAAGTTCTGCTGTGATTTGTGCAAGTAATTCTTGTGTTGAAAGTGGCTTAAGTTGCGATTCTTGGTAGTAGAATATGTCTTCAGACTGCTTATCTCGCATAAGGGCGTAACGCCATCCGTGACCGTATTGATAAGCCAACTGAGTGTCAGCAGGATAATATTCGAGTCCGAGAATGACTCCTTGCTGTGTGCGTTGACCAAAGATAAAGCGAGGATAATCCCAGTGTTTTGGGATTGATATCGTGGGTTGCATGATGAATTGATGAGTGAAGCGGTTGGTAGACTTTTAAGAAAAATCTGCTAAAGACGATTTCAAGACGAAGGGTTATATTGAACCCGTTCAGCTTCATTTAACTTAGTGGGCAATATTGCAATACTGCCCACTAATTCCCTTAAGCCGCAACCAATTCTCGTACTGGCTCAGATTCCATCATCAGCAGCCATTCTTCTTCACTGAGTTGGTCGAATGGTTTATCTAAAAGTTCGTCCCAATCGACAACTTCACCCTGCAACAGTGAGTTTACCCCAGCGATCGCCGACTCACACGCCGCCTTCTGCTGCCCAACTGAAGAAGCCCGGATGACCCACCAATTGCCATCAGTAAAGCCGACTTCGCCTAATTTTTCGCCATCACGGGTATAAATCCCATCATCGAGCAGTTCCAATCCATGTTGCTCACACGCATCGAAAATCTGCGTCATGATTTCGTTACCAGTCGTGCATGGTTCTTCTTGTCTCTGCACTGGTAACATACCTTGCTGATAAGCTTGCTTGACGTAGCTGTGACATTTGGCAGGGGTCGTATCGCGGAATATCTCAACGTTATTGACCACAACTCGCCAGTACAAATCGGCATGGTTATCATTGTCGAACTCAACGCTGGCTACTAATTCGCTATTAGCGATTAGTTCTTGGTCGTAGAAGGAGATTTCTGCAACGGTAGGAACTTCAGGATATTCTTCTGGTGCTGGTAATGGGGTTGGGAGTGAGCCATCTTTGTGATGCCATTCTACGTAACGCAGGCATCGGGCAATGGTATTGTGGCGGAAAATCTCGTTGCCTTGCACCATAACTACCCAGCGTTGTGTGATGAAGTCGCTATAGTCGTAGGTGATATATGCGATTAACTGCTTACCTGCAAAGATTTCAAAGTGCTGGGAGTGGATTTCTACTGTTGTGAGTTCTTCGGATGCTACAGCTTGCGCTTGCTGGTTGATGTGCTGCTGTAGTTCAGCTTGGGCTAGGGTTTTTTCGCTGACGGGTTGCTGTCTATGTGCAATGTAAGTCATAATTATTTAACTCCGTTATGGATGAAAGCGATCGCAAAGTTTCTCAGGCAGCGCGGTCGCTTTTGATTTTTTAGAACAACGTTGTGGGGGAGCCACAACGCGCTCACAAAGCTTTGGCGTAGCCATCAACAAAAAAGTAAACTTAATGGCATTTGAGGATGCTCAAGACAAGCACAGATAGTTGCAGTAGTGGAATGTTGATGACTTGTGTTTACTATTAAATGTCTTGAGCAGATACAGTTTTGTAGGTTCTGTGAGGTTTAGAATTACCTCATATATATAATGTACACAATGTTATCCCACTTGTCAATACAATGGGATAACAAATAAAGTTACTTGGGATTACACTTGTTATTACAAGACTTTGGCTGATAGCGTTAAACAATAGACGAGGAACAAACTATGAGTGAGACAAGACTAAATATCAGGATTTCGCCTGAAAAGAAAGATGCTTTTTATGAGAAGGTCAAGCAAGAGGGCAAAAACGCTACTGATGTCCTGATTGAGCTAATTGACCAGTATTTGGGAAATAAAGTTGAATCCAATGATATTGTTGAGCTAAGACAAAGGGTAGCAAAATTGGAAGAGCTAGTGCTGGGGGAAACCGCCGCCTGAGAGAAGACAATGATTCTCTCAGGCAGTTGTTAGAAAAACTAAAAGAGATGCTCAAGGAAAAACCCGCCAACCATTAGGCGGGTTTACTGCTTTTTATGTATTGTGTCTGTTGTGATAATACTGTGTTACTATTTGGGATAACAAGGTTCTCCTTGTGAAAGTAATTTACTCTTACTTGGGAGTATTCTATGTGTGCCAAGGGTGACAGCAATTAAAGCAAGGCATATTGTCAGTGGCTTAATATTTTTTCTTCGCATTCGACAATATGCCCTTTGTTGTTTGAAATCATCCAGAAAATTCAAACCCAAGAGCGCCTGCCTCGAAAACACCGCTCTTGGGTAAGTTTCACAAACCACACAGTTTATGATCAACCAAACAATACCAAATTTTTTTGCACTCTGCACAGAGCTAAGTTTAGCTATTGAAACTCATATAGCTCTGTTAGGTAAAAGCATTATTACTTGTTGTGTTGAAGCAAAGTTAAGGCGACAAGCATTTTTCACCACCTCTTTTACGTATTACAAGAGGAGAAAAAGGGAGCAACGCGATTTGGTGAGGTGGGATCAAAAACCAGCGATCGCTAACAACTTTCTTCAGTACTAAAAAATATTTCTTATATTAGAAGCCGTATTAATACGTAAGCTATCAACCAATTTCAAGTCTGGTGATGTGTGCAAAAATTTATAAAGGTCAAAAACAAGGTAGGATTCCGGTTAAGTAATCTTTCCAGAGTTTTAACGTCTACCTTTTATGGCAAAAAATATAAGTGCAACTCTTGATTTAAACAAGTCAGTTAAAAGTTTTCACTTACAGGTCACAAAACTTTTAGAATTTACAAATATCACAGAGTGGGATGGAAAAAAGCTGAGAGAACGAGAAAAAGAAATTAGAGAACAGGCAATGATTTTAGCAGGTCAATGTATAGCTGTTTTATTATATAATCTTTCCGTATCCCCAAAAATCCTAAACTATTCTGTTAGTCAAACACAGGGATGGAGAAATTTAAATACACAAAAACATGGTTCTAAAAAGCGAAAAATAGTAACAATTGGAAACGTCGAAGTAACTTTAACTTTACCTTATGTACTTGAACGGAATCCCACAAGTAAAGAATCTGATAATCCTCTGCTCAATGAGCCAAAAATAAAAACTTCAAATCAAGGATTTTGTCCGTTTTTAAAGTGGCTAGGGATGTCTGAAGGTATTACCCCTCTAGTCTGGTCAATAATCGCAAAATATGGTGCGATCGCTAGTTCTTTCGATGCAGCACGTTCGACGCTAACGGATTGGGGAATAAATGTTAGTTTAAAACGAATCGAACGCCTGACTTACCTTTTTGGTGAAATTGGTATTAATCTACGCCAATCAAAAATATTAAATCTGGAGATGAACCACTTATCTAATAGTAATGTTCTCAAAGGCCAACGAGTTGTAATCGCTGTAGATGGTGGAAGAACTAAAATTAGGTTTAATAAAAAAGGTAGACGCAGTAAGAAAACAAACCGTCATGGCTTTGTTGGTGAATGGATGGAGCCAAAGTTACTAACAATTTATGTAGTAAATGAAGAAGGTAAAAAAATTAGGACATCGACAATACCTATTACGAATGATGGCACATATTCAGGTTATAAAGAATTCCTCAAAATTTTAGAGATGTATTTAGTAAATTTGGGTATAAGTGAAGCCAAGCAGGTGTTATTGATTGCTGATGGTGCAGAGTGGATATGGATACACATTCCTCTTTTACTAAAAAAATTAAAATGCCCACTTGAAACTTATCAATTATTAGACTTTTATCACGCAGCATCACATTTACAAGATTTTGCTGATGCCGCTTTTAGTACAGATAATGAGCGTCAATCCTGGTTTAAAAAATCTCGGAAAATTTTAAAGAAAGGTCAGGCACTAGATTTAATGAGAAATATGGGTGAATTTATTTCCGAGGCAACAGGAGAGCGCTGTAAAATTATGGTAAGAGAGCGAAATTATATTTTAAAAGCGTATAGAAGGAGGCTTTTAAAATATAACGAAGTTGCAGCTCGAAAATTACCTCTCGGTAGTGGTGCAGTTGAAAGTTTAATTCGTCAAGTTGTTAATTTACGCATGAAAGGAAACAGTAAGTTTTGGTTACAAAATAATGCAGAAATTATGTTACATCTGCGTTGTCAATGGATAGCTAAAAGTTGGGATAATTTTTGTGATTCTATCTTTAATTCTTTTATCAAACCCCAAACTGGTTGATAAATTTTATACTTTAATTCTGCCTTCAATTTATTTTCTGCCGTAATTGATACTAAGTATCAAAGACTTGTTGCAGAGATTTTTGGAAATAATCCTCAAATGACTTGCTAGCAATCTTTTTGAGATATCTCATCAAGATGATTTTTCGTGTAAATCAATATTTTATTTGTAAATAAAATCACTATTAAATTAAGTATGATTTTTAGCGATCGCTTGATTTTGATCCGACTTCACAAAATCGCGTTGCTCCCGGAGAAAAATATGCTGACACTAGACTGCGAAACAACATCAGCACACAGCTATAGCATTCTCAACTCCAGCATCAAAGAAACGTTTACCTCCATTAACCGTTTTGAATGGCAAGCTGTTGAGGAAATATTGCAGATGCGCGATAAACAGATGTACCTTGAAGCCGGGTACACCAGTTTTAAAGAATACTGCCAGCGTGAACTATCTGACTGGGGTGGCTTGAGACGCATTAACCAACTGCTGGGGGCAAAGAAGGTCATTGATACAGTAGGCGAGTTGGGGCAGCACATCAAGAATGAGCGTCAAGCCCGTCCGTTACTGCGTCTGGTGGAGGAGCCAGAAAAGTTAAAACAAGCTGTGGCGATCGCAGTTCAAGAAAACCCCTCACCCAGTGAATCGGATTTTGCGGCTGCGGCTCAGAAAGTGGTTCCTCGACAACCACGCACAAAAGCACCGTCTCAGGAACCATTGGTTCCCAAAACGAACCAAGTAAAAGTTACCTCACCATCTCACCCCAGATGTGGAGATGAAGGAACCATTGAGGCAGACGCACCGAACCCGACCCAGCAAATTGTCACCTTTGCCGATGGTGAGAAGTTGTTGATTAACAATACTGATTTGACTAACTTGAGTAATGACGAAATTGAGTCATTGACTACCGAGCGTCAATATTCCCCAGAATACGCCGAAGCGATCGCCGCACTGAAACAGCAGCATCGGCAGGAATTGGAACGGCTAGAACAAGAGTTAAGAATTGGTTTACTGTCAGAAGCTACCGCTAAGGCTGAAGAACAGGTACAAGAACAACTGACATCTCTGCAACAACTATTTCAGCAGCAGAAAGAGCAGAACACCCAGTTACAGCAACGGCTGGACAAAATGGAAGCATTGAGGCAGTTGGAGTATGAGAACCAACAACTTAAACAGCGTATTCAGGAGTTAGAGAAATCAGTACAAGAACATCCCGCCCAACAGTGGAACAATACTCTCACTAAGCAAGCGACTAAAGCACTTAACAAAGGAGTCAAACAAGCTTTAGACAAAACGATTGACCTGCGATCGCTGGCGGAGGAACCACCCAAGGAAAACGCCACCGAGTGCTTACGCTTGATGGGTATCGCCCTCGGTAATTTGGCGACGGCAATGAACAATACCCAAGCCCTGCAAGCTGCGGCGTTAATCCTGGGGAGTGAGCCAACACCACAGGCGATCGCATATCGTGCCGAACAGTTGCAACTATTACCCCAGGCGGTAAGTGATATTCGGGCTGTGTTGTCAAAGCCGGGGTGTACATGGATTGACTATTTAACAGTGGCGCGAGAATACGAGGTTATTGAAGAAGATTACTTAGCCCAGTTAACCCCACAAGAGGTAGAACTAATTACCGCTTTAGAGAAGGCCGCACAACCCAAAACTATAACCGTAGGTTCCATCGTTGCCCATGCTGACGAATACTGCGCTTTATATGTAGCTAGGGGAGAGGTTATTCAAGACTTAGGTGATGATGTCTGGGTGGCATGGGATCACTGGAAAGATCGAACTGAAAAATCATTCCGACATTCTAAGGACGAGTTACGCCTGTTGTAAGACTCTCGACTACTAAATAGCCCAAACAACCGAATGCGGCATGAATCAACTGCTGCTGATATTTTCATGCGTCAAAATTTGGAGAAATATTTATGGATGCGATCACATTTCAGATTCAGGACGAGTTAGGATTCTGTACCCGCACTAACGACGGTGTAAGTGGAATGACCGTTACTGCCTTAGCTGATTTTTGCGGAACCGAACAACACACCATTACTCAATTGCTCAACAGGATTCGTGATTGCGACCCCATCACGAATAACTTACCAAAATCGCTACAACCCTATGCTGGTAAAGAATGGAGACTCATCACGAATGACGCTCATGGGAGCTTGTACGTAATTGACGAACTTTGCCACGCGATTCTGGAATATTACGCCGTTGACTCTCGCAAGTATAAAGGCAAAGCGATCGCTGTGGAAAATTACCGCATGGTTGCTAGGGCTGGGCTGAGGGTGTTCATCTGGTCGCAGACGGGTTACTCGCCGCAAACCCTCAGTGCAGAGCAGATGGCGTTACTTGCAGCTATCCCTGCTATGCAAGAAGCCATTGCCCAGCTACAAGCTCAAGTACAAACCCTGCTGCCCCCAT
The nucleotide sequence above comes from Nostoc sp. MS1. Encoded proteins:
- a CDS encoding tetratricopeptide repeat protein, translating into MQKSYSQVFILTVSLLTLLDTVSLTFLSPTLAQTNTCQQQQQQNTQIQINILVSDFEQDIPAGRNEQAIGRINQAIQIALKAKNSTVTRTFLSQLVDSYLPQESLLGRLAQQIELSQKPQFRQLLTSVTSLAQSLNSSYSVAKTQSLTRIANYHRIIGEQQQALSLLTQALAASQSVKGAEFQTKALTPIAQEYLALKQTAQAEQILAQSLQFAQQIQPKEPIRRVLVLEPIAVTYAQLGKTERALQLIPAISDTYYRSKIRFEVVKQLTQTNQLEAAQKLAQNIETPEFKARGFVEIALAAANKGQQQLADQTFAAALQATSSDSNAVYLQAPLIQTYAKGGQRDAAYKAAQKLQNVEQKALTLGIIVNEYSKAGQIQKVEQIIAELTPLIQTPEAIDNVGFLQNILVNSLAEKQYKLAFDLVNKTKRNDFIGREEWFSRIGDAAIQAGNLELPLQIAQSLDKADIDQRNRLLQKVAYGYAQNKQLERALSIIRQINNSSNSPYKVETLALVATASGKTAQTDKLLNQATAEARKLQPQQRAFALASVAQAFIKIGNQPQANKLLTEAIQAVQTEKDSSVRENILLRISEPFIAAKQYNAALQVIKAIPTTTRDYRLPELAKLVIENSEDASEIVNILSKNTKNPENKTRGLINIAETYLRSQKIPTAKQVSDLAFAAAKTIPDPESRVLTFGNPPDITVVDDDGDRASSLEKIALLKAKTGDYNQALVVAQVIQDKKLREQLIQLLLCYQ
- a CDS encoding TetR/AcrR family transcriptional regulator — translated: MPTKLTKAEQTRRTRRAILEQARHLFATKGYAATGTEEIISELGITRGALYHQFNDKLGVFKAVIVEAYSEITDYIQTKIRPLDDNWQQLIIGCQAFLEIAQQEELRRLVFIEAPAVLAADDLVEIDQYGFGLLRKSIQIAVDEGKLNTIDAEGFAHIVNGSLNELAAWVAQSNDPERLKTAQCLVETLLTRHQSK
- a CDS encoding ISLre2 family transposase, translating into MAKNISATLDLNKSVKSFHLQVTKLLEFTNITEWDGKKLREREKEIREQAMILAGQCIAVLLYNLSVSPKILNYSVSQTQGWRNLNTQKHGSKKRKIVTIGNVEVTLTLPYVLERNPTSKESDNPLLNEPKIKTSNQGFCPFLKWLGMSEGITPLVWSIIAKYGAIASSFDAARSTLTDWGINVSLKRIERLTYLFGEIGINLRQSKILNLEMNHLSNSNVLKGQRVVIAVDGGRTKIRFNKKGRRSKKTNRHGFVGEWMEPKLLTIYVVNEEGKKIRTSTIPITNDGTYSGYKEFLKILEMYLVNLGISEAKQVLLIADGAEWIWIHIPLLLKKLKCPLETYQLLDFYHAASHLQDFADAAFSTDNERQSWFKKSRKILKKGQALDLMRNMGEFISEATGERCKIMVRERNYILKAYRRRLLKYNEVAARKLPLGSGAVESLIRQVVNLRMKGNSKFWLQNNAEIMLHLRCQWIAKSWDNFCDSIFNSFIKPQTG
- a CDS encoding SDR family oxidoreductase, translating into MSFKTILVAGASRGIGLAVAEHFIDQCARLLAVSRTEAPVGEWVQADLSDLAGIETVVTAIRDDSLDALLYMGGTWETYAFTSQYCFESCSDEDIVRVIAVNLVAPIRLVKALLPALRRSDNPKIIFMGALSGRDNFPGREVANSASKFGLRGVVHSLREELRSQQIGVTVINPGNVGTPEVLADIAAENLTGSEAMPLSDLVRIIDCILSLSRATCIKEIDVPAMLGKGA
- a CDS encoding GNAT family N-acetyltransferase, producing MSTTLNTRKATNADIPFLARIEYEASLPPLNHCFWENLLDGTGTTALQFIEAELRTDASNWGNVADFLILEVEGKPVAAAAGYVPATEDYCPLRLSRLEAIAHELKWSRENLTTFHDRYMALWGGDLRPIFLTPQATWIIENVAVLPFARGQGFGKVLLRALLEEGRSHQHKFAGIMVINGNEVARHTYESIGFKPYQTFHADYFSEQFNIEFPGVTKFGLRLN
- a CDS encoding DUF1392 domain-containing protein produces the protein MEAITELEKCWYLSPPWGQEIPPVEINLSEKVYFKTDRTFGYCFGVHWYGDCWNYIIEIKNDFIYATKHQIIATGNIQPRILKKPSFVLGERVLLQFGDRGTKQRLILGIELIEKSWFYLVELASPTFEQPLITTNRFSLVREEDLVRVRV